From a single Cydia amplana chromosome 22, ilCydAmpl1.1, whole genome shotgun sequence genomic region:
- the LOC134658517 gene encoding uncharacterized protein LOC134658517 produces the protein MPARRPTRARNFQPSHPPRHHSAHIRPKFLVFRRRHHRWHWIQATLPIKYGGLGIRLTGSLALPAFLSSAYSTLTLIGGILRTPSTTNVSVSCLADAESAWSADHPVEQVPEEKSSQATWDIINIKTQHQLLLQNCHNNHERARLLAVSEKESGHWLHALPSRNLGSTLDPSTLRIAVCLRLGLKICEPHACSRCAQPVDALGRHGLHCQMSAGRLYRHATLNDLIRRALCTASLPATLEPSGLSATDGKRPDGCTLVPWSLGRPLAWDATCVDTLAPSHVEGSARKPGTAADQAQTLKRRKYAFLTDRYDFAALAIETLGPWSTDTKQLIKEVSVRLIGVSGDHRAGSFLAQSLSLAVQRGNAASILGSIPEAGSFGEIFYI, from the exons ATGCCAGCAAGGAGACCCACTAGGGCCCGCAATTTTCAGCCTAGCCATCCACCCCGTCATCACTCAGCTCACATCAGACCTAAATTTCTGGTATTTAGACGACGGCACCATCGGTGGCA TTGGATCCAAGCTACCCTCCCGATCAAATACGGCGGTCTTGGTATCCGTTTGACGGGCAGTTTAGCTCTCCCGGCCTTTTTGTCGTCTGCCTATAGCACGCTCACCCTCATTGGTGGTATATTACGTACCCCTTCAACCACTAATGTGTCGGTGTCGTGCCTGGCGGACGCTGAATCGGCTTGGAGTGCAGACCATCCCGTCGAACAGGTACCAGAGGAAAAATCTAGCCAAGCAACATGGGACATCATAAATATAAAAACGCAACACCAACTCCTACTACAAAACTGCCATAACAACCACGAACGGGCGAGGCTATTAGCCGTTTCCGAAAAGGAGTCAGGACATTGGCTGCACGCGCTTCCATCGCGAAACCTTGGCTCCACTCTAGATCCTTCAACCCTTCGCATCGCTGTCTGCCTCCGCCTGGGCCTAAAAATATGTGAGCCCCACGCCTGTAGTCGATGCGCTCAACCTGTTGATGCTCTAGGACGGCACGGCTTACATTGCCAAATGAGCGCAGGCCGACTATATAGACACGCCACATTAAACGACCTCATCCGCCGCGCCCTTTGCACCGCCTCTCTACCCGCAACTCTGGAGCCGTCAGGCCTCTCTGCCACAGACGGCAAGAGACCTGACGGCTGCACTCTTGTGCCCTGGAGCCTTGGCCGCCCTTTAGCGTGGGACGCTACCTGCGTCGATACGCTAGCACCGTCCCACGTTGAGGGATCGGCTCGGAAGCCCGGGACTGCCGCGGACCAGGCCCAGACACTAAAGCGCCGCAAATATGCGTTCCTAACGGACCGATACGATTTTGCGGCGCTCGCCATTGAAACGCTGGGCCCATGGTCGACCGACACCAAACAGTTAATAAAGGAAGTGTCGGTCAGACTAATAGGTGTCTCGGGCGACCACAGGGCGGGCTCCTTCTTGGCTCAAAGTTTAAGTCTGGCGGTTCAAAGGGGCAACGCCGCCAGCATTCTAGGTTCCATTCCAGAAGCGGGCAGCTTTGgagagatattttatatttag